The Medicago truncatula cultivar Jemalong A17 chromosome 4, MtrunA17r5.0-ANR, whole genome shotgun sequence genome includes a region encoding these proteins:
- the LOC25493783 gene encoding uncharacterized protein: MLHPITNNNMDYSIGKSKNEESLCEKSMKVVVNVIRLSSFSIAQRTLGVGASTTRKSRKDKDLSDSEKEPMKEKLVSNKQFPASSRRSQQPQSRANPTYVIKSVGSNRSTEYLIHKERLHDVNPNKELCVDGLASDYISKIRNKLGRSL; encoded by the coding sequence ATGTTGCACCcaataacaaacaacaacatggATTATAGCATAGGAAAGTCCAAGAATGAGGAATCTCTTTGTGAGAAATCAATGAAGGTTGTAGTAAATGTCATAAGGTTATCCTCTTTCTCTATTGCACAAAGGACCCTTGGAGTTGGAGCTTCTACTACTAGAAAATCAAGGAAGGATAAGGATCTTTCAGATTCTGAGAAGGAACCTATGAAGGAAAAATTGGTTTCTAATAAGCAATTTCCAGCAAGCAGTAGAAGGTCACAACAGCCGCAGAGCCGCGCAAACCCTACGTATGTTATCAAGTCAGTTGGAAGCAACCGATCAACGGAGTATTTGATCCATAAAGAGAGACTTCACGATGTTAATCCAAATAAAGAGCTTTGTGTTGATGGATTGGCTTCTGATTATATTAGTAAGATACGTAACAAGCTCGGACGCAGTTTATAA
- the LOC25493784 gene encoding serine/threonine-protein kinase AtPK2/AtPK19 isoform X2: MASSNLTNLTIPPISSSSRPFNDSNPTSPQVIHSRSHSFVGPSPRFPPPPSDNNNSLFFLDELTSNSDEEEENEEIQQPLQHKFGPADFQILRVVGQGAFGKVFMVRKKGGDSNSNSSNGIFAMKTKSKLYLILDFINGGHLFFHLCRQGIFSEDEARIYTAEIVSAVSHLHSKGIVHRDLKPENILMDSHGHVMLTDFGMSKEIEESQRSNSMCGTTEYMAPEILLGKGHNKDADWWSVGALLYEMITGKAPFTHTNRKKLQEKIIKEKVKFPPYLTSDAHSLLKGLLQKDPSTRLGSGPNGDEQIKNHKWFKSINWTKLEAREVQPKFKPADVAGKECTANFDRCWTTMPLEDSPASTPTAGDHFQGYTYVAPNPWLSSR, translated from the exons ATGGCTTCCTCCAATCTCACCAACCTCACCATTCCTCcaatttcatcttcttctcgtCCCTTCAACGATTCCAACCCCACCAGCCCACAAGTCATACACAGTAGGTCCCACTCCTTCGTCGGTCCCTCCCCTCGCTTCCCTCCTCCACCCTccgacaacaacaactctctcTTCTTCCTCGACGAACTCACTTCCAACAGcgacgaagaagaagaaaacgaagaaatTCAACAACCCCTCCAACACAAATTCGGACCCGCAGATTTCCAAATTCTCAGAGTTGTAGGACAAGGTGCCTTTGGCAAAGTCTTCATGGTCAGAAAAAAAGGTGgagattcaaattcaaattcttcaAACGGAATATTCGCCATGAAG ACTAAATCtaaattatatttgattttggaCTTTATAAATGGTGGCcatcttttctttcatttatgtCGACAAGGCATTTTTAG TGAGGATGAGGCAAGGATTTACACTGCTGAGATTGTATCTGCTGTTTCACATCTTCACAGTAAAGGCATTGTGCATCGAGATCTTAAACCCGAAAACATACTCATGGATTCTCATGGCCAT GTGATGTTAACTGATTTTGGAATGTCGAAAGAGATTGAGGAATCTCAGAGATCTAACTCTATGTGTGGGACTACTGAATATATGGCCCCGGAAATCCTTCTTGGTAAAGGACATAACAAGGATGCGGATTGGTGGAGTGTTGGTGCGCTCTTGTATGAAATGATAACGGGGAAG GCACCATTTACACATACAAACAGAAAGAAACTGCAGGAGAAAATTATTAAAGAGAAAGTTAAATTTCCACCGTACCTTACCAGTGACGCTCATTCTTTGCTCAAAGGA TTGCTGCAAAAGGATCCATCGACAAGGTTAGGCAGTGGGCCAAATGGAGATGAGCagataaaaaatcataaatggttTAAGTCGATCAATTGGACCAAATTGGAGGCAAGAGAAGTGCAGCCCAAGTTTAAACCAGCTGATGTGGCTGGAAAAGAGTGCACGGCTAATTTTGATCGATGCTGGACAACAATGCCTCTCGAGGACTCACCAGCATCAACTCCTACAGCAGGTGACCATTTTCAGGGCTATACTTATGTGGCACCGAATCCTTGGCTTTCTTCTAGATAA
- the LOC25493784 gene encoding serine/threonine-protein kinase AtPK2/AtPK19 isoform X1: MASSNLTNLTIPPISSSSRPFNDSNPTSPQVIHSRSHSFVGPSPRFPPPPSDNNNSLFFLDELTSNSDEEEENEEIQQPLQHKFGPADFQILRVVGQGAFGKVFMVRKKGGDSNSNSSNGIFAMKVMRKDNIIKKNHVDYMKAERDILTKVLHPFIVPLRYSFQTKSKLYLILDFINGGHLFFHLCRQGIFSEDEARIYTAEIVSAVSHLHSKGIVHRDLKPENILMDSHGHVMLTDFGMSKEIEESQRSNSMCGTTEYMAPEILLGKGHNKDADWWSVGALLYEMITGKAPFTHTNRKKLQEKIIKEKVKFPPYLTSDAHSLLKGLLQKDPSTRLGSGPNGDEQIKNHKWFKSINWTKLEAREVQPKFKPADVAGKECTANFDRCWTTMPLEDSPASTPTAGDHFQGYTYVAPNPWLSSR; the protein is encoded by the exons ATGGCTTCCTCCAATCTCACCAACCTCACCATTCCTCcaatttcatcttcttctcgtCCCTTCAACGATTCCAACCCCACCAGCCCACAAGTCATACACAGTAGGTCCCACTCCTTCGTCGGTCCCTCCCCTCGCTTCCCTCCTCCACCCTccgacaacaacaactctctcTTCTTCCTCGACGAACTCACTTCCAACAGcgacgaagaagaagaaaacgaagaaatTCAACAACCCCTCCAACACAAATTCGGACCCGCAGATTTCCAAATTCTCAGAGTTGTAGGACAAGGTGCCTTTGGCAAAGTCTTCATGGTCAGAAAAAAAGGTGgagattcaaattcaaattcttcaAACGGAATATTCGCCATGAAGGTTATGAGAAAAGACAACATCATTAAGAAAAATCATGTTGATTATATGAAAGCTGAGAGAGATATTCTTACTAAAGTTCTTCATCCTTTCATTGTTCCTCTTCGCTACTCTTTCCAA ACTAAATCtaaattatatttgattttggaCTTTATAAATGGTGGCcatcttttctttcatttatgtCGACAAGGCATTTTTAG TGAGGATGAGGCAAGGATTTACACTGCTGAGATTGTATCTGCTGTTTCACATCTTCACAGTAAAGGCATTGTGCATCGAGATCTTAAACCCGAAAACATACTCATGGATTCTCATGGCCAT GTGATGTTAACTGATTTTGGAATGTCGAAAGAGATTGAGGAATCTCAGAGATCTAACTCTATGTGTGGGACTACTGAATATATGGCCCCGGAAATCCTTCTTGGTAAAGGACATAACAAGGATGCGGATTGGTGGAGTGTTGGTGCGCTCTTGTATGAAATGATAACGGGGAAG GCACCATTTACACATACAAACAGAAAGAAACTGCAGGAGAAAATTATTAAAGAGAAAGTTAAATTTCCACCGTACCTTACCAGTGACGCTCATTCTTTGCTCAAAGGA TTGCTGCAAAAGGATCCATCGACAAGGTTAGGCAGTGGGCCAAATGGAGATGAGCagataaaaaatcataaatggttTAAGTCGATCAATTGGACCAAATTGGAGGCAAGAGAAGTGCAGCCCAAGTTTAAACCAGCTGATGTGGCTGGAAAAGAGTGCACGGCTAATTTTGATCGATGCTGGACAACAATGCCTCTCGAGGACTCACCAGCATCAACTCCTACAGCAGGTGACCATTTTCAGGGCTATACTTATGTGGCACCGAATCCTTGGCTTTCTTCTAGATAA